Proteins encoded within one genomic window of Flavobacterium gilvum:
- a CDS encoding ATP-binding protein yields MFKQRNFVGVTILSIVLFLIYFIISSGIKKSLIESYNQIGEQRVLVRTARSVRESYFLSVINVNNSLFRKDFQDDEKLKILHDSVKIRVNRLNALVINEAMQTQKAALVIDSMVRQRIALDYKILNAKDNAALKQLLLQSDANLTAFYNFIDEFVVVKEKEVEKLRAIHSQETDKYIRLDQIIFFLGFSIFTVLLYKQERLKKTEKHLLKTKEKEEKYFAFLERFPYSVIVTDIDSNLIFASSKVTEMFEYQKDELMEGGFHVSKLVTPDSVPILQNHSNLIRTPGVSVAKSEMMMRTKHGRESWVVAESTYVVQDDINGGFLTTIRDITEEKLAKENLAISEGERKQTRRLFRTVIENTKTLAIAKDLEHKFTFATNNADRLFWADPIGKTNFELMPADVAEMLENWDRAIMESKMPVSTEFLLDIKPYSGDDVAKVKTPLLFNGVPLFDDEGNVSGIACVVADISEVVKLREAATAAQKMQEQFLANISHEMRTPLNGILGMNRLLMDTNLDTEQLELTNAINFSGENLVSIVNDILDLSKINAGKLTFEQVNFDLEGLVRHVIYNFRPMLKPSTRLEFDMDSNIPKVLVGDSLRLKQIFNNLVGNAVKFTHQGELRIAISCEKTQTGIVLLATVKDTGIGIPSDKVDQIFMSFTQAEGNITRKYGGTGLGLSITKYLIELQGGSITVESELGKGSIFSFRLPFGIGNEEDVAVKKCQSKWNNKTLEGLRILLAEDQEVNQKLVTKLVQKAGGVVVVAENGQEVVDQLKDDSNFDLVLMDLQMPLMDGFAATDHIRNDLKLNIPIIAMTASAMMGEADKCLSRGMNGYLSKPFEFQKFFEIVQQFVGTGNENKSSKPPKANEVINKLYNLSWLEELGDPDYSEEMVSTYLETVSVLLDKVHDSANAGNWEDVYEKTHKAKTPVGLFKATTLYDLLLKIEVAAHKKTDLTECLLWIVEAVVLNRKIEEQLKLDIDKIKAASIDR; encoded by the coding sequence ATGTTTAAGCAGAGGAACTTTGTTGGTGTTACGATTTTGTCAATAGTATTATTTTTGATTTATTTCATAATTAGCAGCGGAATAAAGAAATCATTAATAGAAAGTTATAATCAAATAGGAGAACAACGTGTTTTGGTTCGAACTGCTAGATCCGTGAGAGAAAGTTATTTTCTTTCTGTGATTAATGTTAATAATTCTCTGTTTCGAAAAGATTTTCAGGATGATGAAAAATTAAAAATTTTACATGATTCGGTAAAGATAAGGGTTAATCGCCTTAATGCGTTGGTGATAAATGAAGCGATGCAAACCCAAAAAGCAGCTCTTGTCATTGATAGCATGGTTAGGCAAAGAATAGCGTTAGACTATAAAATTTTGAATGCTAAGGATAATGCAGCATTAAAGCAATTGTTACTTCAGTCTGATGCAAACCTAACTGCTTTTTACAATTTTATCGATGAGTTTGTTGTAGTAAAGGAAAAGGAAGTAGAAAAATTGAGGGCTATACATAGCCAAGAAACAGATAAATATATTCGCCTTGATCAAATAATTTTTTTTCTGGGATTCTCCATTTTTACGGTATTGCTTTATAAACAGGAACGGCTAAAAAAAACGGAAAAACATTTACTGAAGACGAAAGAAAAAGAAGAAAAATATTTTGCTTTTCTTGAGCGCTTTCCTTATTCTGTTATAGTAACTGATATAGATTCGAATCTGATATTTGCTTCGAGTAAGGTTACAGAAATGTTCGAATATCAAAAAGATGAGTTGATGGAGGGTGGTTTTCATGTTTCGAAATTAGTAACTCCGGATTCAGTACCTATCCTTCAAAACCACAGCAATTTAATAAGAACACCAGGAGTTTCTGTTGCAAAGTCGGAAATGATGATGAGAACCAAACACGGGAGAGAATCCTGGGTGGTGGCTGAGTCTACATATGTAGTTCAAGACGATATAAATGGAGGCTTCCTGACTACGATAAGAGATATTACTGAAGAGAAACTAGCGAAAGAAAACCTTGCAATATCTGAAGGAGAGAGAAAACAAACTCGACGATTATTCAGAACGGTTATTGAAAACACAAAAACTCTTGCTATTGCCAAAGACTTAGAACATAAGTTCACATTTGCTACCAATAATGCAGATAGACTGTTTTGGGCTGACCCAATTGGTAAAACTAATTTTGAATTGATGCCTGCTGATGTAGCAGAGATGCTCGAAAACTGGGACAGAGCAATTATGGAATCCAAAATGCCTGTCTCTACGGAATTCTTATTGGATATAAAACCTTATTCTGGTGACGATGTAGCGAAAGTGAAAACACCACTTTTGTTTAACGGTGTTCCTCTTTTTGACGATGAAGGGAATGTATCAGGAATAGCCTGTGTGGTCGCTGATATTTCGGAAGTTGTTAAGCTTCGTGAGGCCGCAACAGCTGCGCAAAAAATGCAGGAACAATTCTTGGCGAATATTAGTCATGAAATGCGAACACCATTGAATGGTATCCTCGGCATGAATCGCTTGTTAATGGATACAAATCTAGATACTGAGCAACTTGAACTCACCAATGCAATTAATTTTTCGGGAGAAAATTTAGTGAGTATCGTAAATGATATATTGGATCTTTCTAAGATAAATGCCGGGAAACTTACTTTTGAGCAAGTAAATTTTGATTTGGAAGGACTGGTAAGGCATGTAATTTATAATTTTAGGCCGATGCTGAAGCCTAGCACCAGATTGGAATTTGACATGGACTCAAACATTCCTAAAGTCCTAGTAGGCGATTCACTACGATTGAAGCAGATTTTTAATAATTTGGTTGGTAATGCTGTAAAATTTACGCATCAAGGGGAACTTCGGATTGCAATTTCTTGTGAAAAGACTCAAACAGGAATTGTACTGCTGGCTACCGTGAAGGATACAGGTATTGGTATACCAAGTGACAAAGTCGACCAAATATTTATGTCGTTTACACAGGCCGAAGGCAACATTACTCGCAAGTACGGAGGCACAGGCTTGGGACTTTCTATTACTAAATATTTGATTGAGTTACAAGGCGGTAGTATTACGGTTGAAAGTGAATTGGGTAAAGGTTCTATTTTCAGCTTTAGGTTGCCTTTCGGTATTGGGAATGAAGAGGATGTTGCAGTCAAAAAATGCCAGTCAAAATGGAATAACAAGACATTGGAAGGATTGAGAATTTTGTTGGCAGAAGATCAGGAGGTCAACCAGAAATTGGTAACCAAATTGGTTCAGAAAGCTGGAGGTGTGGTTGTAGTAGCCGAAAATGGGCAGGAAGTTGTCGATCAATTAAAGGATGATAGTAATTTCGATTTGGTATTAATGGATCTTCAAATGCCTTTAATGGATGGTTTTGCCGCAACAGATCACATTCGCAATGATTTAAAACTAAACATCCCAATTATTGCGATGACAGCATCGGCAATGATGGGTGAGGCAGACAAATGTTTGTCAAGAGGCATGAACGGTTATTTGTCAAAGCCTTTTGAGTTTCAAAAGTTTTTTGAAATTGTTCAGCAGTTTGTTGGAACGGGAAATGAAAATAAAAGCTCAAAACCACCTAAAGCGAATGAAGTAATAAACAAACTTTATAATCTAAGTTGGCTAGAAGAGCTAGGAGATCCCGATTATTCTGAAGAAATGGTAAGCACTTATCTTGAAACCGTTTCGGTGTTGTTGGATAAAGTCCACGACAGTGCAAATGCAGGCAACTGGGAAGATGTTTATGAAAAGACTCATAAAGCAAAAACTCCTGTAGGATTATTCAAGGCGACCACGCTGTATGATTTACTCTTGAAAATTGAGGTCGCAGCCCATAAGAAAACAGATTTAACAGAATGTTTATTATGGATTGTTGAGGCCGTAGTGTTGAATAGAAAAATAGAAGAGCAGTTAAAGTTGGATATAGACAAAATTAAAGCTGCCTCAATTGATAGATGA